The genomic region TGACGCGCACGTGCATGCCGGCCGTGGCGCCGCCGAGCAGGTAGGAGTTCGCCATGTTGTTGGCGGCGTCGCCGACGTAGGTCATGGTGAGCCCGGCCAGGTGCCCCTTGTGCTCCAGCACCGTCTGCAGGTCGGCCAGGATCTGGCAGGGGTGGAAGTCGTCGGTCAGGGCGTTGACGACCGGGACCGAGGAGGCCGCGGCGAGCTCCTGGATGCGGGCCTGGCTGAAGGTCCGCCACACGATCGCCTCGACCTGCCGCTCCAGCACCCGGGCGGTGTCGGCGATCTCCTCGCCGCGGCCCAGCTGGCTGTTCCCGGAGTCGATGACCAGCGGGTAGCCGCCGAGCTGGGCGATGCCGACGCTGAAGGAGACCCGGGTGCGGGTGGAGGGCTTGTCGAAGATGACGGCGACCGCCCGCGGCCCGGCCAGCACCTGGTGCTCCAGCGGCGCCTTCTTGAAGACGCGCGCCAGCTCCAGGACCCGCGCCTGCTCGGCGGGGCTCAGGTCGTCGTCGCGGAGGAAGTGGCGGACCATGGTTCAGGCGTCCTTCGGGGTGGCGGCGCCGGTGGCGGCGTCGGTGGCGGCGGCGTCGAGCAGGGCGGGCAGCGCGCTCAGGAACTCGTCGGCCTGGGCGGTGGTGAGGATCAGCGGCGGGGCCAGGCGGATGGCGTCCGGGGCCGGGGCGTTGATGATGAACCCGGCCTCCAGCGCGGCCTTGGCGACCTCCGCGGAGTACGGGCCGTTCAGCATGATCGCCAGCAGCAGGCCCTCGCCCCGGACCCCGGCGACGGCCGGATGGTTCAAGGCATTGACACCGGCGGTGAGGTGCGCGCCGACGGCGCGGACGTTGGCCATGATGTCGTCCCGCTCGATCGCGTGCAGCACGGCCAGGCCCGCGGCGCAGGCGACCGGGTTGCCGGCGTAGGTGGAGCCGTGCTGGCCGGGGCCGAGCAGGGTCGCCGCGGCGCCCAGGCCCACGCAGGCGCCGATCGGCATGCCGCCGCCGAGCCCCTTGGCGAGGGTGACCAGGTCCGGTACCACGCCGGTGCCGCTGTGCCCGAACCACTTGCCGGTGCGGCCGATGCCGGTCTGCACCTCGTCGATGATCAGCAGCGCGCCGTGCCGGGACGTGATCTCGCGGGCGGCCCGCAGGTAGCCGGCGCCGGCCGGGACGACGCCCTTCTCGCCCTGGATCGGCTCGACGATGAAGGCCGCGGTCTGGTCGTCGATCACCGCTTCCAGTGCCGCGACGTCGCCGTAGGGCACGAAGGCCACCTCGCCCGGCAGCGGCTCGAACGGCTCGCGGATCGCCGCCTTGCCGGTCAGGGCCAGCGCGCCCATGGTCCGGCCGTGGAAGGAGCCCTCGGTGGAGACCATCTTGGTGCGGCCGGTACGCCGGGCGGCCTTGAACGCGGCCTCGTTGGCCTCGGCGCCGGAGTTGCAGAAGAACACCCGGGCGTCGGTGTCGTTGGCCTGGCCGAGCAGTTCCACCAGCCGTTCGGCCAGCACGATCTGCGGCGCGGAGGCGAAGAAGTTGGAGATGTGGCCCAGGGTGGTCAGCTGGGTGGTGACGGCCTGCACGATCAGCGGGTGCGCGTGGCCCAGGGCGTTGACCGCGATGCCGGCCAGCAGGTCCAGGTAGCGGCGGCCGTCGGCGTCCCAGACGTAGACGCCCTCGCCCCGTACGAGCACCTTCTGCGGGGTGCCGAAGGTGTTCATCAGCGCCGAGCCGTAGCGCTCGGTCCAGGCCTGGCCGTATCCGGGCTCGACGACCGGCAGAGCGTCATCGCCGAGCTGCTCGGCGTGGCCGTGCTCCGGATGTCCCTGCTCTGGGTGTCCCTGCTCCGTCCTCGCTACGGCGTTCATGCCGGCACCACCATCGTTCCGATCCCCTCGTCGGTGAAGACCTCCAGCAACAGCGCGTGCGGCACCCGGCCGTCCAGCACGTGGGCGCGCGGCACTCCCCCGCGCACGGCCCGCAGGCAGGCCTCCATCTTCGGCACCATCCCGCTGGACAGCGTCGGCAGCAACTCGGCGAGCTCGTCGGCGGACAGCCGGCTGATCACCTCGTCCGAGGTCGGCCAGTCCGCGAACAGGCCCTCGACGTCGGTGAGGACCACCAGCTTCTCCGCGCCGAGCCCGACGGCCAGCGCCGCGGCGGCGGTGTCGGCGTTGACGTTGTAGACGCCGGTGCCGTCGGCGGCGCGCGCGATGGAGGACACGACCGGGATGCGACCGTCGTCCAGCAGGGCGTTGATCGCGCCGGGGTTGACGGCCTCGATGTCGCCGACCCGGCCGATGTCCACGGCTTCGCCGTCGACGACCGCGTGCCGCTTGACGGCCTTGAGCGTGTCGGCGTCCTCGCCGGACATCCCGACGGCGAACGGGCCGTGGGTGTTGATCAGGCCGACGATGTCGCGCTGCACCTGGCCGGTGAGGACCATGCGGACCACGTCCATGGTCTCGTCGGTGGTGACCCGCAGGCCCCCGGCGAAGCGGTGCTCGATCCCGAGGCGGTTCAGCTGGGCGTTGATCTGCGGACCTCCGCCATGTACTACAACGGGGCGCAGCCCGGCATAGCGCAGGAAGACGATGTCCTTGGCGAAGGCGGCCTGAAGCTCCTCGTCGATCATGGCGTTGCCGCCGAACTTCACCACGAGGGTCTTGCCGTGCAGGGCCGACAGCCACGGCAGGGCCTCGGTGAGGATGCCGGCCTTGGCCAGCGCCTCGTGCTTGCGGGCGTGGGTCGCCCCGGCGCTCTGAACCGTGCTCACGAGGAGTACGCCGAGTTCTCGTGGACGTACCCGGGCGTCAGGTCGTTGGTCCAGACGGTCGCCGAGGTAGTACCGGCGGCCAGGTCCACGGTGACCTTGACCTCGCGGCCGGTGAGGTCGACGAGGTCGCGGTCCTCCCCCACGCCGCCGTCGCGGCAGACCCAGACGCCGTTGATGGCCACCGACAGCTGGTCGGCCTCGAAGGTCGCATCGGTGGTACCTACGGCGGACAGCACCCGGCCCCAGTTCGGGTCGTTGCCGTACATCGCGCACTTGAACAGGTTGCTGCGGGTGACCGCCTTGGCCACCTGAACCGCCTCGTCCTCGGTGGCGGCCCGTACTACCTCCACGGCGATGTCCTTGGTGGCGCCCTCGGCGTCGCCGACGAGCTGGCGCGCCAGGTCCGCGCACACGGTGGTGACGGCGGCCTGGAACTCGTCCGGGTCCGGGGTGGTCCCGGAGGCACCGGAGGCCAGCAACAGGACGGTGTCGTTGGTGGACATGCAGCCGTCGGAGTCCACCCGGTCGAAGGTGACGTTCGTGGCGGCGCGCAGCACGCCGTCCAGCGTCGCGGCATCGGCCACGGCGTCGGTGGTGAGTACGACGAGCATCGTGGCCAGGCCCGGAGCCAGCATCCCGGCACCCTTGGCCATCCCGCCGACGACGTAGCCGCTGCCCCGGGCCTCGGCGGTCTTGGCGACGGTGTCTGTGGTCATGATCGCGGTCGCCGCCGCCGGACCTCCATCGGCGGCGAGTGCCCCGGTGGCGGTCTTCAGCCCGGACAGCAGCGCGTCCATCGGCAGCCGGACGCCGATCAGGCCGGTGGAGCACACGGCGACCTCCGCGGCCGAGGCCTGAAGCAGCGCGGCGCTCTCCTCGGCGGTCTTGTGCGTGTCCTGGAACCCGGCCGAACCGGTGCAGGCGTTCGCGCCGCCGGAGTTCAGGACCACGGCCTTGACCGCACCGCCCTTGAGCACCTGCTCGGACCACACCACCGGGGCGGCCTTGACGCGGTTGGAGGTGAAGACGCCGGCGGCGGCGCTCAGCGGGCCGTCGTTGACGACCAGGGCGAGGTCCGGGTTGCCCGAGGCCTTGATCCCGGCTGCGATCCCCGCGGCCCGGAAGCCTTTGGCGGAGGTGACACTCATTGCTCAGCTCCCACGTTGTCTGCAGTTGTGGTGTTCGGATTCACGGCGCGATCCCCACGGTGCTCAGACCGGCGCCCTCCGGCAGCCCGAGCGCGAGGTTCGCGCACTGCACGGCGCCACCGGCCGTGCCCTTGGTCAGGTTGTCGATCGCGCCGATGACCACGGCCCGGCCGGAGTCCTCGTCGAGCGCCACCTGGATCTGCACGTTGTTCGATCCCAGGACCGCGGCGGTGGTGGGCAGCCGGCCGGGCGGCAGGACGGTCACGAACGGCTCGTCGTCGTAGGCCTTGAGGTAGGCCTCGCGCAGCTGCTCGGCGCTGACGCCGGGCTTCACCTTCGCGGTGCAGGTGGCCAGGATGCCGCGGGGCATCGGAACCAGCACCGGGGTGAAGGACACGGTGACCTTCTCGCCGGCGACCGCGCCAAGGTTCTGCGCGATCTCGGGGGTGTGCCGGTGCACGCCGGCGATGTTGTACGCCGCGACGTTGCCCATGATCTCCGAGCCGAGCAGGTTCGGCTTCAAGGACTTGCCGGCGCCGGAGGTCCCGGTGGCCGCGACCACGACCACGTCCGGCTCGACCAGCCCGGCGCCGAGGGCCGGGGCCAGGGCCAGCGAGGAGACCGTCGGGAAGCACCCCGGGACGGCGACCCGCTTGGCGCCGGTGAGCGCGGTGCGCGCCCCGGGCAGCTCGGGCAGGCCGTAGGGCCAGGTCCCGGCGTGCGCCGAGCCGTAGTACCGGGTCCAGGCCTGCTCGTCGGCCAGGCGGTAGTCGGCGCCGCAGTCGACGATCAGGGTGTCCGGGCCCAGGGCCTCGGCGATGGCCGCGGACTGGCCGTGCGGCAGCGCGAGGAAGACGACGTCGTGGCCGGCCAGCACCTCGGGGGTGGTGTCGGCGACGACGCGGTCGGCCAGCGGCGCCAGGTGCGGCTGGTGCTCGCCCAGGCGCGATCCGGCACTGGAGCCCGCGGTGAGCGCGCCGATCTGGAAATCCGGGTGGGCCAGGAGAAGCCTGAGCAGCTCGCCACCCGCGTAGCCGGTCGCCCCGGCCACCGCCGCCGTGTAGGTCATGTGCATGAGAATACGGAATACGGAAACTGTATGCAAAGCGCGTCTCGTCTCCCGGACAGCGCACGGATAACGCACGGACAGCGCGCCTCCAGCTTTGGCGGACCGTCTCCGGCACGCTCTGGCAGTGCTCCGATCGGGGGACACGCACGGACCGGCGTCTCGGCGCCGAACTCCCCGCCGCCCCGGAATTGCCCGGGCTATGTCCGGTCCAATACTGTCCGTTCCCATGTCAGGCACACGGTTCGGCATCCTGGGTCCGCTGCTGGTCGAGGACCCTTCCGGACCGCGCCCCGTCGCGGCCGCGCGGCAGCGTGCGGTGCTGGCCGCACTGCTGCTCACGGCCCCGCGCACCGTCGCCGCCACCGAGCTGGCCGAACAGGTCTGGAACCTGGAGCCGCCCGCCGGGGCCGCCGGCACGCTGCACAGCTACTTGAGCCGGCTGCGCGCCGCGCTGGGGCCGCTCGGCGACCGGGTGCGCACGCACAGCTCCGGGTACACCGTCGAGCTGCACGACGGGGAACTGGACATCGACGTCTTTCGCGCTTTGCGCGAGCGCGCGCGGGTGGCGGTGACGCGCGGGGACCTGCAAAGCGCGACCGAGAACTACACCGAGGCGCTGGCGTTGTGGCGGGGCGCGCCGTTGGCGGACGTGCCGAGCGGGCCGTGGCGTGACGACGCCGTCCGGTACTGGGACGAGCAGGAACTGCTGACCCGCGAGGAGTTGTTCGAGTCCGAGGTCGGACTCGGGCGAGCGGCGGCGGTCATCCCGCAACTACGGGTCCTGGTCGCGGAGAACCCGTTCCGGGAGCGGCCGGCGGCGCTGCTGCTCGGCGCACTGGCAGCGGACGGACGGCGGGCCGAGGCGCTGACCGAGTACCAGCGCGTGCGACGGGTGCTGGTCGAGGAAGCCGGGATCGAACCCGGGGAGCAGCTGAAGGCCGCGTTCCTGGAGATCCTGCGCGAGGACGACGACCGGCCCGACGCGCCGCGTCTGCTGCCGGCCGACCTTCCGGACTTCACCGGACGCGAGGAGCAACTGACCGCCCTCACCGAGGTACTCACGAAGCCCGAACCCGGTAACGCGCCTGCGGTCGTAGTAGTCACCGGGCCCGGCGGCATCGGCAAGACCTCCTTCGCGGTCCACCTCGGGCAGCGCCTTCGGTCGGAGTTCCCGGACGGCCAGGTGTTCCTGCGGCTCGGCGGACTGCGCGCGCCCCGGCGTCCGGCCGAGTTGGTCGCCGAGGTACTACGGGCGGTGGGCGTCACCGACATCCCCGGCGACCCGGACCGGCGCACCGCGTTGCTCCGGAGCACCCTGGCCGATCGCCGGGTCCTGCTGGTGCTGGACGACGCCACCGACCCGGCGCAGATCCGGCGTCTGCTGCCGGCCAGCGCGCCGGCCGCCGTGGTGGTCACCAGCCGGCGGCGGCTGCCGGGGCTGGCCGGGCAGGTGCCGGTGGAGCTGGGACGGCTGCCCGCCGACCAGGCCGCGGCGATGCTCGGGCGCATCATCGGCGCCGAGCAGGCCCAGGCCGAGCCGGAGGCGGTGGCGCGCCTGGTCGAGGCGTGCGGCGGGCTGCCGATCGCGCTGCGGATCTGCGGTGCGCGGCTGGCGCAGCGACGGGGACGGAGCATCGCATCGCTGGTGGCGCGGCTTGAGGCGGTCGGGCAGCGGCTGGAGGGGATCGACGCGCTGCAGTCCGCGCCGAATTCGGACCCGGACTCGGACCCGAACCCCAACCCGAACCCCAACCCGAACCACAACGAGAACTACAACCGGAGCTACAACGGGAGCTACAACGACAAGGACGACATCGCCGCAGCTCAGACCGAGCACTCAGCACTGCGCCGGCCCCTGGAGGAGAGCTACCTCGCGCTCAACTACGGCGCCGCCGGCCGCGACGTCGACCTGGCCCGGGCCTTCCGCCTGCTGAGCCTGATCGGCGGCGAACGCTTCAGTCTGCCAGCCGCCGCCGCGGCACTGGGCCTGGACGAGTTCGACGCCGACTCGGCCGTGGAACACCTGGTGCAGGTCTCGCTGCTGGAGGCGACTGCGTCGGACCGGTTCGCGTTCCATCCCCTCATCCAGGAGCTCGCACGGGAGCACGCGGCAGCCACCGACACTGAGCAGGCACGCGATGAGGCCGTGCGGCGCTGGACGTCGTGGTGTGTGGCCGGGGCTGCCGCGGCGGACCGGCTGTTCGACCCCAACCGGCCGAAGCTCGCGTGGGAGGCCTGGATCCCCGATGCCAACCCCGCGCCGTTCGCCGACCTGCCGGAGGCCGGCGACTGGTTCGACCGCGAGTCGGCCGGTCTGCTCGAAGCCGCCGCCGCCGCTGCGGCGCACGGCGACCACGCGACGGCCGCCGCGCTCCCGCTGGTCCTGCTGCACGGCTTCCGCATCCGGGGCCGCGTCGAAGAGCTCGAGGAACCTCTGCGGGCCGGCGTCGAGGCGGCGGTCGAGCTCGGCGAGCCGGAGGT from Catenulispora sp. MAP5-51 harbors:
- the argJ gene encoding bifunctional glutamate N-acetyltransferase/amino-acid acetyltransferase ArgJ, giving the protein MSVTSAKGFRAAGIAAGIKASGNPDLALVVNDGPLSAAAGVFTSNRVKAAPVVWSEQVLKGGAVKAVVLNSGGANACTGSAGFQDTHKTAEESAALLQASAAEVAVCSTGLIGVRLPMDALLSGLKTATGALAADGGPAAATAIMTTDTVAKTAEARGSGYVVGGMAKGAGMLAPGLATMLVVLTTDAVADAATLDGVLRAATNVTFDRVDSDGCMSTNDTVLLLASGASGTTPDPDEFQAAVTTVCADLARQLVGDAEGATKDIAVEVVRAATEDEAVQVAKAVTRSNLFKCAMYGNDPNWGRVLSAVGTTDATFEADQLSVAINGVWVCRDGGVGEDRDLVDLTGREVKVTVDLAAGTTSATVWTNDLTPGYVHENSAYSS
- the argB gene encoding acetylglutamate kinase, which produces MSTVQSAGATHARKHEALAKAGILTEALPWLSALHGKTLVVKFGGNAMIDEELQAAFAKDIVFLRYAGLRPVVVHGGGPQINAQLNRLGIEHRFAGGLRVTTDETMDVVRMVLTGQVQRDIVGLINTHGPFAVGMSGEDADTLKAVKRHAVVDGEAVDIGRVGDIEAVNPGAINALLDDGRIPVVSSIARAADGTGVYNVNADTAAAALAVGLGAEKLVVLTDVEGLFADWPTSDEVISRLSADELAELLPTLSSGMVPKMEACLRAVRGGVPRAHVLDGRVPHALLLEVFTDEGIGTMVVPA
- a CDS encoding BTAD domain-containing putative transcriptional regulator encodes the protein MSGTRFGILGPLLVEDPSGPRPVAAARQRAVLAALLLTAPRTVAATELAEQVWNLEPPAGAAGTLHSYLSRLRAALGPLGDRVRTHSSGYTVELHDGELDIDVFRALRERARVAVTRGDLQSATENYTEALALWRGAPLADVPSGPWRDDAVRYWDEQELLTREELFESEVGLGRAAAVIPQLRVLVAENPFRERPAALLLGALAADGRRAEALTEYQRVRRVLVEEAGIEPGEQLKAAFLEILREDDDRPDAPRLLPADLPDFTGREEQLTALTEVLTKPEPGNAPAVVVVTGPGGIGKTSFAVHLGQRLRSEFPDGQVFLRLGGLRAPRRPAELVAEVLRAVGVTDIPGDPDRRTALLRSTLADRRVLLVLDDATDPAQIRRLLPASAPAAVVVTSRRRLPGLAGQVPVELGRLPADQAAAMLGRIIGAEQAQAEPEAVARLVEACGGLPIALRICGARLAQRRGRSIASLVARLEAVGQRLEGIDALQSAPNSDPDSDPNPNPNPNPNHNENYNRSYNGSYNDKDDIAAAQTEHSALRRPLEESYLALNYGAAGRDVDLARAFRLLSLIGGERFSLPAAAAALGLDEFDADSAVEHLVQVSLLEATASDRFAFHPLIQELAREHAAATDTEQARDEAVRRWTSWCVAGAAAADRLFDPNRPKLAWEAWIPDANPAPFADLPEAGDWFDRESAGLLEAAAAAAAHGDHATAAALPLVLLHGFRIRGRVEELEEPLRAGVEAAVELGEPEVAGVQLNSLAIVYGALGRFDEAIATFAEAVPHYESAGLAERVAQARINAAITLAQSGRPAEAAERLTDSLAELDALPAAPLLSSLQVSVMLALTEALRDSGNPEAALALYPRLLAAAEAVGDTPRLAIAWGNLGKLHAKNGRAEEGVPCIDKALELHRSIGNRDGEGYALWALGEALALLEQKDRARCAWSEAREIFLALGRHGYAADLAQSIAEIAEIAEPDTTDAADATNTADTPHTPDTATP
- the argF gene encoding ornithine carbamoyltransferase, with protein sequence MVRHFLRDDDLSPAEQARVLELARVFKKAPLEHQVLAGPRAVAVIFDKPSTRTRVSFSVGIAQLGGYPLVIDSGNSQLGRGEEIADTARVLERQVEAIVWRTFSQARIQELAAASSVPVVNALTDDFHPCQILADLQTVLEHKGHLAGLTMTYVGDAANNMANSYLLGGATAGMHVRVSGPAEYLPRPDIVADAEAIAAATGGSVLVTTDLALACAGADVLVTDTWVSMGQEEEKAARAEIFKPYALDEAALALGAPDAIVLHCLPAYRGYEIAASVIDGPQSVVWDEAENRLHAQKALLAFLLESSA
- a CDS encoding acetylornithine transaminase; protein product: MNAVARTEQGHPEQGHPEHGHAEQLGDDALPVVEPGYGQAWTERYGSALMNTFGTPQKVLVRGEGVYVWDADGRRYLDLLAGIAVNALGHAHPLIVQAVTTQLTTLGHISNFFASAPQIVLAERLVELLGQANDTDARVFFCNSGAEANEAAFKAARRTGRTKMVSTEGSFHGRTMGALALTGKAAIREPFEPLPGEVAFVPYGDVAALEAVIDDQTAAFIVEPIQGEKGVVPAGAGYLRAAREITSRHGALLIIDEVQTGIGRTGKWFGHSGTGVVPDLVTLAKGLGGGMPIGACVGLGAAATLLGPGQHGSTYAGNPVACAAGLAVLHAIERDDIMANVRAVGAHLTAGVNALNHPAVAGVRGEGLLLAIMLNGPYSAEVAKAALEAGFIINAPAPDAIRLAPPLILTTAQADEFLSALPALLDAAATDAATGAATPKDA
- the argC gene encoding N-acetyl-gamma-glutamyl-phosphate reductase, whose product is MTYTAAVAGATGYAGGELLRLLLAHPDFQIGALTAGSSAGSRLGEHQPHLAPLADRVVADTTPEVLAGHDVVFLALPHGQSAAIAEALGPDTLIVDCGADYRLADEQAWTRYYGSAHAGTWPYGLPELPGARTALTGAKRVAVPGCFPTVSSLALAPALGAGLVEPDVVVVAATGTSGAGKSLKPNLLGSEIMGNVAAYNIAGVHRHTPEIAQNLGAVAGEKVTVSFTPVLVPMPRGILATCTAKVKPGVSAEQLREAYLKAYDDEPFVTVLPPGRLPTTAAVLGSNNVQIQVALDEDSGRAVVIGAIDNLTKGTAGGAVQCANLALGLPEGAGLSTVGIAP